One Microtus ochrogaster isolate Prairie Vole_2 unplaced genomic scaffold, MicOch1.0 UNK106, whole genome shotgun sequence genomic window carries:
- the Fndc4 gene encoding fibronectin type III domain-containing protein 4, which yields MPPGPLANSVETMASLMPLSPYLSPTVLLLVSCDLGFVQADRPPSPVNVTVTHFRANSATVSWDVPEGNIVIGYSISQQVRITLFPQPVPLGL from the exons ATGCCTCCGGGCCCCTTGGCGAACTCGGTGGAAACCATGGCTTCTTTGATGCCTCTTTCCCCATATCTGAGTCCCACGGTCCTCCTGCTGGTCAGCTGTGACCTGGGCTTTGTGCAAGCAG ACCGACCTCCCTCTCCTGTGAATGTGACGGTCACTCACTTCAGAGCCAACTCGGCCACTGTGTCCTGGGACGTCCCAGAAGGCAACATCGTCATTGGCTACTCCATTTCCCAGCAAGTACGAATCACCCTGTTTCCCCAACCTGTGCCCTTGGGTCTCTGA